In one Umezawaea sp. Da 62-37 genomic region, the following are encoded:
- a CDS encoding CGNR zinc finger domain-containing protein has protein sequence MHFAPDTEESLALVVVLCNTDPGASRSGADELATVEQLADLLAGYPFTGRIDHDEVELQDIRRTRDLLRRVWTLGRDDAVVAVNGMLRDAKALPYLTRHDGLDWHMHATAPEAPLAERFRVEAALALMDVIRMNETGRLRVCAADDCNGLLLDLSRNALKRFCGVRCGNRMNMIAFRERQAGGR, from the coding sequence TTGCATTTCGCCCCTGACACCGAGGAGTCCCTGGCGCTGGTCGTCGTGCTCTGCAACACCGACCCCGGCGCCTCCCGCAGCGGCGCCGACGAGCTGGCGACGGTGGAGCAGCTCGCCGACCTGCTGGCCGGCTACCCCTTCACCGGGCGCATCGACCACGACGAGGTCGAACTCCAGGACATCCGGCGCACCCGCGACCTGCTGAGGCGGGTGTGGACGCTGGGGCGCGACGACGCCGTGGTGGCGGTCAACGGGATGTTGCGGGACGCGAAGGCGCTGCCGTACCTCACCCGGCACGACGGCCTGGACTGGCACATGCACGCGACCGCCCCCGAGGCGCCGCTCGCGGAGCGCTTCCGGGTCGAGGCCGCGCTGGCGCTCATGGACGTGATCCGGATGAACGAGACCGGGCGGCTGCGGGTGTGCGCGGCGGACGACTGCAACGGCCTCCTGCTGGACCTCTCCCGCAACGCGCTCAAGCGGTTCTGCGGCGTCCGGTGCGGCAACCGGATGAACATGATCGCTTTTCGTGAGCGCCAAGCGGGCGGCCGGTAA
- a CDS encoding roadblock/LC7 domain-containing protein: MTGPRASRVEIRLGDPAALTELLGKVRTDVDGVDGVVVTSRDGLVLAADLNVSTARAGEVASQVAAMASVSAGVGLRFVQSSELGRLQGVLMEGDRGCIGVHPLSATVLLVLLGTPGTAMGRFTVAAKRATAMLLAPDMA; the protein is encoded by the coding sequence ATGACCGGCCCGAGGGCAAGCAGGGTGGAGATCCGGCTCGGCGACCCCGCCGCGCTGACCGAACTGCTCGGCAAGGTCCGCACCGATGTCGACGGCGTGGACGGCGTGGTCGTCACCAGTCGTGACGGCCTCGTCCTGGCGGCCGACCTCAACGTCTCGACCGCCCGCGCGGGTGAGGTCGCCTCCCAGGTGGCCGCCATGGCGTCGGTCTCCGCGGGGGTCGGTCTCCGCTTCGTCCAGTCCTCCGAACTGGGGCGCCTCCAGGGCGTCCTGATGGAGGGTGATCGCGGTTGCATCGGCGTCCACCCGCTCAGCGCCACCGTGCTGCTGGTGCTGCTGGGCACGCCCGGAACCGCGATGGGCCGCTTCACGGTCGCCGCCAAGCGGGCGACCGCCATGCTGCTCGCGCCCGACATGGCCTAG
- a CDS encoding EamA family transporter yields the protein MRFPSRYAGLVAAGVSAVSFGTSGVFVKPLLEAGWSPTAAVTARALTAGLVLLPFTLVSLRGRWDALWRARWRVLGMGVIGVAITQVLYFAAIRRIPVSTALLVEYLAPLILVGFTWAVTRRAPRPTVLIGSVLAVGGLVLVIGPGAIRAVDPVGLLIAFGAAVGCALYFVIAARPSDGLAPVALAGSGLLLASVLLALVGMTGLLPSTAVFGDLPVFGSSAPWWVPLLVVAVIGTALAYATGITASGLLGSRLASFIGLLEVVFASLFAWFLLGEQLTPLQLVGGALILGGIAAVRAEEPAAEPVEAADVVALEK from the coding sequence ATGAGGTTCCCGTCGAGATACGCGGGTCTGGTCGCGGCGGGGGTCTCCGCCGTCTCCTTCGGAACGTCCGGCGTGTTCGTCAAACCGCTGCTGGAGGCGGGCTGGTCCCCCACCGCCGCGGTCACCGCCCGCGCGCTGACCGCGGGGCTGGTGCTGCTGCCGTTCACGCTGGTCTCGCTGCGCGGCCGGTGGGACGCCCTGTGGCGGGCGCGGTGGCGGGTCCTCGGCATGGGCGTGATCGGCGTGGCGATCACCCAGGTCCTCTACTTCGCCGCCATCCGGCGCATCCCGGTGTCGACCGCGCTGCTCGTCGAGTACCTCGCGCCCCTCATCCTGGTCGGCTTCACCTGGGCGGTCACCCGGCGGGCGCCGCGGCCGACCGTGCTGATCGGCTCGGTGCTCGCCGTCGGCGGCCTGGTGCTGGTGATCGGGCCCGGCGCGATCCGGGCCGTGGACCCGGTCGGGCTGCTGATCGCGTTCGGCGCGGCCGTCGGGTGCGCGCTGTACTTCGTGATCGCCGCCCGCCCGTCCGACGGCCTGGCGCCGGTCGCGCTGGCCGGATCCGGGCTGCTGCTGGCGAGCGTCCTGCTCGCCCTGGTCGGGATGACCGGTCTCCTGCCGTCCACCGCCGTGTTCGGCGACCTGCCGGTGTTCGGCTCCTCCGCGCCGTGGTGGGTGCCGCTGCTGGTCGTCGCGGTGATCGGGACGGCGCTGGCCTACGCCACCGGGATCACGGCGTCCGGGCTGCTCGGTTCCCGGCTCGCGTCGTTCATCGGACTGCTCGAGGTCGTGTTCGCGTCGCTGTTCGCGTGGTTCCTGCTCGGCGAGCAGCTCACGCCGCTGCAACTCGTCGGCGGGGCGCTGATCCTCGGCGGCATCGCCGCGGTGCGGGCCGAGGAGCCCGCGGCGGAGCCGGTCGAGGCGGCGGACGTCGTCGCGCTCGAGAAGTGA